One stretch of Amycolatopsis sp. NBC_00345 DNA includes these proteins:
- a CDS encoding transglycosylase domain-containing protein — MNDDRTRSWPDRDPDPRRQPPAGGQGTPPWARNPGGHPQNPPPRNPGPRPPRAQPNRPEAQPNRPGTPPPGFRQPPPGGRRPGPPPQGPRREPELMTHHVHNGTVDYNRDYNGAADYDPLDPDDVYPEEPELDAKGRPVLTPAQRKKRRWKIIRRSLYAFVGLFIVIPAIAFVITYFAVDVPSPQSVAQTQNQAVTYLYADGSAMGKDVPSGGNRQILTPQQIPDVVKHAVIATEDSSFETNSGFDVTGILRAVYNQVTAGTGGGSTISQQYIKKATDNDAPTLTRKWTELAKSFKMNQTYEKQDIITAYLNIIYFGRGAYGIGAASQAFFHKDVSQLDYSQAALLAGLIQQPGRADNPKVATARWNTALDRMLENHYITQAQRSSAQFPTPIPLADSKGDSGAPYQFISDQVKDEMAQHGIPPEKYYSGGYTVQTTIDKKAQDAAQQAATDALKDQVDDRLLDALVAIDPKTGGVLAYYGGPVTIDVNGQKQAARDWADTPQNPGSSMKAYDLTAFLKMGRGINSTFDGTNNRVFDGRKVRNAGPSSSCSDHCTVSEAMMRSANTVFYDMVLNVTHQVPVQQAAQEAGVRLTSDGGKSEISTKDNNISLGGGDTRITPADMAAGYSTFAANGVQRDRHFVLKVTNAQNEIAYEAAPSAGKPAFASNDAGLSKQIAGNVTKALKPVIDFSHLKCPSGHECAGKTGTQQHTKRASEPAWSADANAQTWMVGYTPSVSVAAWVGADGDQNLHGKGNSPIFGSTIAGPMWQKFMNTYLAGKPSEKFDDVPLIGDAAPPSEGASDTATPPPDEGDGNGPTGNPDSPDNHSTGDPNESNNPSQPAHTPKPPKHSQTNGPPDTGGPPDPGNE, encoded by the coding sequence GTGAACGACGACCGCACCCGATCGTGGCCCGACCGGGATCCGGACCCGCGGCGTCAGCCCCCCGCCGGAGGCCAGGGAACGCCGCCCTGGGCCCGTAATCCGGGCGGGCACCCCCAGAACCCGCCGCCGCGGAACCCGGGCCCCCGGCCGCCGCGGGCGCAGCCGAACCGGCCCGAAGCGCAGCCGAACCGGCCCGGCACCCCGCCGCCCGGCTTCCGGCAGCCGCCGCCGGGCGGCCGCCGTCCCGGGCCGCCGCCGCAGGGGCCGCGCCGCGAGCCCGAGCTGATGACCCACCACGTGCACAACGGCACGGTGGACTACAACCGGGACTACAACGGCGCGGCGGACTACGACCCGCTGGACCCCGACGACGTCTACCCCGAAGAGCCGGAACTCGACGCCAAGGGCAGACCGGTCCTCACGCCCGCGCAGCGCAAGAAGCGCCGCTGGAAGATCATCCGGCGCTCGCTGTACGCGTTTGTCGGCCTGTTCATCGTGATCCCGGCGATCGCGTTCGTGATCACCTACTTCGCCGTCGACGTGCCATCGCCGCAAAGCGTTGCCCAGACGCAGAACCAGGCCGTGACCTACCTCTACGCCGACGGCAGCGCGATGGGCAAGGACGTGCCCTCCGGCGGCAACCGGCAGATCCTTACCCCGCAACAGATCCCGGACGTCGTGAAGCACGCGGTGATCGCGACGGAGGACTCGTCGTTCGAGACCAACTCCGGCTTCGACGTCACGGGCATCCTGCGCGCGGTCTACAACCAGGTGACCGCCGGCACCGGTGGTGGCTCCACGATCTCGCAGCAGTACATCAAGAAGGCCACGGACAACGACGCGCCCACGCTCACCCGCAAGTGGACCGAGCTGGCCAAGTCCTTCAAGATGAACCAGACGTACGAAAAACAGGACATCATCACCGCGTACCTGAACATCATCTACTTCGGACGCGGGGCGTACGGGATCGGCGCGGCGTCTCAGGCCTTCTTCCACAAGGACGTCAGCCAGCTCGACTACTCCCAGGCGGCGCTGCTCGCGGGCCTGATCCAGCAGCCCGGCCGAGCGGATAACCCGAAGGTGGCCACCGCCCGCTGGAACACGGCGCTCGACCGCATGCTGGAGAACCACTACATCACCCAGGCGCAGCGCTCGAGCGCGCAGTTCCCGACGCCGATCCCGCTGGCGGACTCGAAGGGCGACTCCGGCGCGCCGTACCAGTTCATCTCCGACCAGGTGAAGGACGAGATGGCCCAGCACGGGATCCCGCCCGAGAAGTACTACTCCGGCGGCTACACCGTGCAGACCACGATCGACAAGAAGGCGCAGGACGCGGCCCAGCAGGCGGCGACCGACGCGTTGAAGGACCAGGTGGACGACCGCCTGCTCGACGCGCTGGTGGCGATCGACCCGAAGACCGGCGGCGTGCTGGCCTACTACGGCGGCCCGGTGACCATCGACGTGAACGGCCAGAAGCAGGCCGCGCGAGACTGGGCGGACACCCCGCAGAACCCGGGCTCGTCGATGAAGGCGTACGACCTCACCGCGTTCCTCAAGATGGGCAGGGGAATCAACTCGACGTTCGACGGGACGAACAACCGGGTGTTCGACGGCCGCAAGGTCCGCAACGCCGGCCCGAGCAGCAGCTGTTCGGACCACTGCACGGTCTCCGAGGCGATGATGCGCTCGGCGAACACGGTGTTCTACGACATGGTCCTGAACGTCACCCACCAGGTCCCGGTGCAGCAAGCCGCGCAGGAGGCCGGCGTCCGCCTCACCAGTGACGGCGGCAAGTCCGAGATCTCCACCAAGGACAACAACATCTCCCTCGGCGGTGGCGACACCCGGATCACCCCGGCCGACATGGCGGCGGGCTACTCGACGTTCGCGGCGAACGGCGTCCAGCGCGACCGGCACTTCGTGCTCAAGGTGACGAACGCGCAGAACGAGATCGCCTACGAAGCCGCTCCGAGCGCGGGCAAGCCGGCGTTCGCGAGCAACGATGCGGGTCTGAGCAAGCAGATCGCGGGCAACGTGACCAAGGCGTTGAAGCCGGTGATCGACTTCTCGCACCTGAAGTGCCCGTCGGGCCACGAGTGCGCCGGCAAGACCGGCACGCAGCAGCACACGAAGCGCGCGAGCGAGCCGGCCTGGTCCGCCGACGCGAACGCGCAGACCTGGATGGTCGGCTACACCCCGTCGGTCTCGGTGGCGGCCTGGGTCGGCGCGGACGGCGACCAGAACCTGCACGGCAAGGGCAACTCGCCGATCTTCGGCTCCACGATCGCGGGCCCGATGTGGCAGAAGTTCATGAACACCTACCTCGCGGGCAAACCGAGCGAGAAGTTCGACGACGTGCCCCTCATCGGAGACGCCGCGCCGCCGTCCGAGGGCGCGTCCGACACCGCCACCCCGCCGCCGGACGAGGGCGACGGGAACGGACCGACCGGCAACCCGGACAGCCCGGACAACCACTCCACGGGTGACCCGAACGAGAGCAACAACCCGTCCCAGCCCGCGCACACCCCGAAGCCCCCGAAACACAGCCAGACCAACGGCCCGCCCGACACGGGAGGACCGCCTGACCCCGGCAACGAATAG